One region of Jonesiaceae bacterium BS-20 genomic DNA includes:
- a CDS encoding flippase-like domain-containing protein, producing the protein MSFVDRPRTESHDVGSYYQPPTASDVSFRDDKPATPKIYDAPEPRVRQPRDVLGIVLAILGIVALLILTVYAQRTTQGVQADVQSIMSVVAKVLQVPVVLLEFLVTLFVPVAVLTELTIRRMGRQVVEAALALVVGLLLAAATVYAITMWGAGSLNTGLSVHTDGRHILSVPSFVAGLAGLLTAAGPRTRRRTVAFSWNLLWVTLSILLITVQISLPGVLIALLIGRVAGLSVRYASGVSSERATGDALVKGIQQAGFDPLELRRIGIELVGPDGEAVPQPETETTTGMPVGDSTGKALTRYSDTRVYAMTPQHGPRLDVVVLDGDRQVIGILQRLWRSFRVRGIEGRSAISLRAVAERAALLIYAASAAGVRTPTLRGVSTAEDSMLLILEHPQDTVTLTEAAPETITDAVMDEAWRQLGIAHDAGITHRSLSTDAILLTTATQATDEAPTVWIAGWQSGDVASAPLTRGLDNAQMLALFALAVGAEHAISSARKVLSESELAAVGPLLQTVVLPGTTRAQLRGHKNLMGELRAALIKQVPDASIEPQPLTRISPKKLVTLLLTIVVIAVVFTSINFDQITLAVRSAQPWWMALSFALGLLTWLGAAMTFVGFAPVKLPLTRATLVQAAASFVALAAPAGIGPAALNLRMLTRRGVTTSLALATVALVQVSGFVVTIVLLLVLSLISGESGSLRALPSTTVITVITIVTLAGTAILSVPVLRRWIWNKVSPTLTQIWPRVSELLGTPWRLTLGIAGNVILTLGYILAFNAALAAFGQQVTLIDAALVYLVGNTIGALAPTPGGLGAIEVALITGLTTTAATPAAIATSAVVLFRVVTYWARIPLGWIAMQYLQRKGDL; encoded by the coding sequence ATGTCCTTTGTTGATCGGCCGCGCACGGAGTCGCATGATGTTGGCAGCTATTACCAGCCACCCACAGCATCCGACGTCAGTTTCCGTGATGACAAACCCGCAACACCTAAGATTTACGATGCCCCAGAACCTCGGGTACGCCAACCACGGGACGTCCTGGGAATCGTTTTAGCTATCCTTGGGATCGTCGCGCTGTTGATCTTGACGGTCTACGCACAGCGGACCACACAGGGGGTCCAGGCCGACGTTCAGAGCATCATGTCGGTAGTCGCCAAGGTGCTGCAGGTTCCCGTAGTCCTGTTGGAATTCTTAGTCACCCTGTTTGTCCCCGTTGCGGTCTTGACCGAGCTGACAATTCGCCGGATGGGCCGCCAGGTAGTCGAGGCCGCACTCGCCCTAGTGGTTGGCCTACTCTTGGCCGCCGCAACCGTTTACGCCATCACCATGTGGGGGGCCGGGTCCCTCAACACCGGTTTATCCGTCCACACCGACGGCCGGCATATCTTGTCGGTGCCTAGCTTTGTGGCCGGACTTGCCGGGCTTTTGACGGCTGCCGGGCCCCGAACCCGCAGGCGCACGGTTGCGTTCTCTTGGAACCTGTTGTGGGTCACCCTCAGTATTTTGCTCATCACCGTGCAGATCTCACTGCCGGGGGTGCTCATTGCGCTCCTCATTGGCCGGGTTGCGGGGCTCTCCGTTCGGTACGCCTCCGGGGTCAGTTCCGAGCGGGCAACGGGTGACGCCCTGGTCAAGGGGATTCAACAGGCCGGGTTTGACCCCCTAGAACTGCGCCGCATTGGCATTGAACTTGTTGGTCCGGATGGCGAGGCAGTGCCCCAGCCAGAAACCGAAACCACAACCGGAATGCCCGTTGGGGACTCAACGGGTAAGGCATTAACAAGGTATTCAGATACTCGCGTCTACGCCATGACGCCCCAACATGGGCCCCGTCTGGACGTCGTGGTTCTGGATGGCGACCGCCAGGTGATCGGTATCTTGCAGCGATTGTGGCGCTCATTTAGGGTCCGTGGGATTGAGGGGCGTTCCGCCATCTCGCTGCGTGCTGTGGCTGAGCGTGCCGCGCTACTGATCTATGCGGCATCGGCAGCGGGTGTCAGGACCCCCACCCTACGGGGTGTGTCCACCGCAGAAGATTCAATGCTCCTCATCCTCGAGCACCCGCAGGACACCGTTACCCTGACTGAAGCCGCCCCTGAAACCATCACGGACGCGGTCATGGATGAAGCCTGGCGCCAGCTAGGAATCGCCCATGACGCGGGCATCACCCACCGCAGCCTATCCACGGACGCAATCCTACTGACCACGGCTACGCAGGCAACGGATGAGGCACCGACGGTATGGATTGCCGGTTGGCAGTCCGGAGATGTTGCTTCCGCACCGCTGACTCGCGGTCTGGACAATGCACAGATGCTCGCACTGTTCGCACTTGCTGTCGGAGCCGAGCATGCCATTAGCAGCGCTCGCAAAGTCTTGTCTGAATCTGAGCTTGCCGCGGTGGGGCCGCTGCTCCAAACCGTGGTGTTGCCGGGAACCACCCGGGCCCAATTGCGCGGTCACAAGAACCTCATGGGCGAGCTACGTGCGGCGCTTATCAAGCAGGTTCCGGACGCCAGTATCGAACCGCAGCCGCTCACACGGATTAGCCCTAAGAAATTGGTCACGCTCCTGCTGACCATCGTGGTCATTGCCGTGGTGTTCACCAGTATTAACTTCGACCAGATCACCTTGGCCGTGCGCAGCGCCCAACCGTGGTGGATGGCCCTGTCCTTCGCACTAGGGTTGCTGACCTGGCTGGGTGCGGCCATGACTTTTGTGGGCTTTGCGCCCGTCAAGTTGCCGCTCACTAGGGCGACGCTGGTTCAGGCCGCAGCAAGCTTTGTTGCCCTTGCCGCACCTGCCGGGATCGGTCCCGCCGCGCTCAACCTGCGTATGCTCACGCGCCGTGGGGTAACCACGAGTTTGGCGCTGGCAACCGTCGCGCTCGTGCAGGTGTCTGGGTTTGTAGTCACCATTGTCTTGTTGCTCGTGCTGTCGTTGATCAGCGGTGAGAGCGGTAGCCTGCGGGCCCTTCCATCAACCACGGTCATTACCGTCATCACGATTGTCACGCTTGCGGGCACCGCCATCCTGTCGGTCCCCGTGCTGCGCCGCTGGATTTGGAACAAGGTATCCCCCACCCTCACCCAGATTTGGCCTCGAGTGTCCGAGTTGCTGGGCACGCCATGGCGTCTCACACTCGGTATTGCTGGAAACGTCATCCTCACGCTGGGGTACATCTTGGCGTTCAATGCCGCTCTGGCCGCTTTTGGACAGCAGGTCACGCTCATCGACGCGGCCTTGGTCTACCTGGTTGGTAACACCATCGGAGCCCTAGCACCAACCCCTGGCGGCCTCGGAGCGATCGAAGTGGCGCTCATTACCGGTCTGACCACAACAGCTGCCACACCGGCCGCAATTGCAACCTCAGCGGTTGTTCTGTTCCGCGTGGTGACCTACTGGGCCAGGATCCCTCTCGGTTGGATTGCCATGCAGTACCTGCAGCGCAAGGGCGACCTGTAA
- a CDS encoding HdeD family acid-resistance protein yields the protein MSSTDSVHTEKVVSSVSAALKAVWWIPLVRGVMLVILGLLLMMEPLTTLSAIIWVFGVFLLIDGIIAVAQGYANRDQSGWKWWLVQGALDIVIAAIIMVWPSITAQALLYVLLVWTIALGVTAIIGAAALLSNKDLGWPWMLAFGVLSVLFGAIVLARGFGDFPALTLVTIIFGIYAAVMGVVQIVSAFSVRSTARDLDEALRGNSAVLEAIIERRIAKAQEDAAKAAAHEAERAAAQAEKEAQKLADAAAKQAEKEAAAAAKEAEKTASSLPSDTGHSDIL from the coding sequence GTGAGTTCAACAGACAGTGTCCACACTGAAAAAGTGGTTTCAAGTGTTTCCGCGGCACTCAAAGCCGTGTGGTGGATTCCATTAGTTCGCGGCGTCATGCTGGTGATCTTGGGCTTGCTGTTGATGATGGAGCCGCTGACCACGCTCTCAGCCATAATTTGGGTTTTTGGTGTCTTCCTTCTCATTGACGGGATCATCGCTGTTGCCCAAGGCTATGCAAACCGGGATCAATCCGGCTGGAAATGGTGGCTAGTCCAGGGGGCCCTCGACATCGTAATTGCGGCGATCATCATGGTGTGGCCAAGCATTACCGCGCAAGCGCTGCTCTACGTCTTGCTGGTATGGACAATTGCTTTGGGCGTGACCGCGATCATCGGCGCTGCGGCATTGCTCAGTAACAAGGACCTGGGTTGGCCGTGGATGCTTGCTTTTGGTGTGCTCTCGGTCCTGTTCGGGGCCATTGTTCTGGCCCGCGGCTTTGGCGATTTCCCGGCGCTGACTCTGGTGACGATCATCTTTGGTATTTATGCCGCCGTCATGGGTGTGGTGCAAATTGTGTCAGCGTTCTCGGTGCGTTCAACCGCCCGTGACCTTGACGAGGCATTGCGTGGCAACAGTGCCGTGCTGGAAGCAATTATTGAGCGACGGATAGCTAAAGCCCAGGAAGACGCCGCCAAGGCAGCGGCCCACGAGGCAGAGCGGGCGGCGGCACAAGCCGAGAAAGAAGCCCAAAAGCTTGCCGATGCCGCTGCAAAGCAAGCAGAAAAGGAAGCGGCCGCGGCGGCTAAAGAAGCAGAAAAAACTGCCAGCTCACTTCCGAGCGACACTGGGCATAGCGATATTCTTTAG
- a CDS encoding CPBP family intramembrane glutamic endopeptidase: protein MNMPKRYSDDDQLDGHFGAPLGGADAKGVAPGLAPLTRRARLLIGAEIWILLGLSLGKSGVYAVVNIIAMLTAPTPLGEHTAEIVKSQAPRPYLDLTYQILSIGFALMPVALALYLLSLRGRNALKNIGLDGTRPWRDTAIGFGLAAIIGIPGLALYAIGRAVGITVEVQPATLNSVWWTVPILILAALQNGILEEVIVVGYLFERLGDLRWRTWSIITASALLRGSYHLYQGIGPFFGNVVMGFVFGWFYQSKWGKRRVMPLIIAHTILDIVAFVGYALLPAAWLKALGVG, encoded by the coding sequence ATGAACATGCCTAAACGGTATTCAGACGACGATCAGTTAGACGGTCACTTCGGCGCGCCCCTGGGTGGCGCAGATGCTAAGGGTGTTGCACCCGGATTGGCGCCCCTGACACGGCGTGCTCGCCTCCTCATTGGCGCCGAGATCTGGATCCTTTTGGGCCTGTCACTAGGTAAATCCGGGGTTTACGCGGTGGTCAACATCATTGCGATGTTGACCGCCCCAACACCCCTGGGCGAACACACCGCAGAGATCGTCAAATCTCAGGCACCAAGGCCATACCTGGATCTGACGTATCAGATCCTCAGCATTGGTTTCGCCCTCATGCCGGTGGCCCTTGCCCTGTACTTGCTCTCGCTACGTGGGCGCAATGCGCTGAAGAACATTGGTCTCGATGGCACTAGGCCCTGGCGGGACACTGCCATTGGCTTTGGGCTCGCCGCAATCATCGGTATTCCCGGTCTAGCACTGTATGCAATAGGCCGGGCTGTCGGCATCACCGTCGAGGTACAACCCGCCACGCTCAATAGTGTGTGGTGGACAGTGCCCATTTTGATCCTCGCTGCCCTGCAAAACGGCATCCTCGAGGAAGTAATCGTCGTTGGTTACCTATTCGAACGCCTAGGTGACCTACGATGGCGGACCTGGTCCATCATCACCGCGAGCGCCCTACTGCGCGGCTCTTACCACCTGTACCAAGGCATTGGTCCGTTCTTTGGCAATGTTGTCATGGGCTTTGTATTCGGTTGGTTCTACCAGTCAAAATGGGGCAAGCGCAGGGTCATGCCGCTCATCATTGCCCACACTATCTTGGACATCGTCGCCTTCGTTGGGTACGCGCTCTTGCCTGCCGCTTGGCTCAAAGCCTTAGGTGTTGGCTAA
- a CDS encoding copper resistance CopC family protein yields the protein MHIEFPSRAVPVSNKPTTQAVAAVPVKKFGTLLAAFFLALALVVVSAQQAFAHDYLMASNPEDGATLEAQPSQVVLSFNNDIQKLGAQIVILDENETPIASGAPVVEGKNASYKVPEALGNGSFTVNWRVVSSDSHPIDGSISYTVEGEDEVSAPPAETPPSPEETAAEGETSEPSATADGEATGNDSGEQAQEEKAPLPWTGIIIGGVLGLTAGIVLMILGKRKKKND from the coding sequence ATGCATATTGAGTTCCCGTCCCGCGCCGTCCCCGTTTCAAACAAGCCCACCACTCAGGCCGTAGCAGCGGTTCCAGTGAAGAAGTTTGGCACGCTACTCGCGGCATTTTTCCTCGCTCTAGCTCTCGTGGTAGTGTCCGCTCAGCAGGCCTTTGCCCACGACTACCTGATGGCTTCCAACCCCGAAGATGGGGCAACGCTAGAAGCCCAACCGTCACAGGTGGTGTTGAGCTTCAATAATGACATCCAAAAACTCGGTGCCCAGATAGTTATTCTGGACGAAAACGAGACCCCAATTGCGTCTGGCGCCCCCGTCGTTGAAGGCAAAAACGCCTCATACAAGGTACCGGAAGCCCTCGGTAACGGCTCCTTCACCGTGAACTGGCGGGTAGTATCCTCGGACTCCCACCCCATTGATGGATCCATTTCCTACACCGTCGAAGGTGAAGATGAGGTTTCCGCGCCGCCTGCTGAAACTCCCCCTTCACCCGAGGAAACCGCAGCTGAGGGGGAAACCTCTGAACCGTCCGCAACCGCAGACGGCGAAGCCACCGGCAATGACTCCGGCGAGCAAGCCCAAGAAGAGAAGGCTCCCCTGCCTTGGACGGGAATCATCATTGGTGGTGTCCTTGGACTGACCGCCGGAATCGTCTTGATGATCCTTGGGAAACGTAAGAAAAAGAACGACTAA
- a CDS encoding heavy metal translocating P-type ATPase, with protein MSENTKITELTTAPILTELNVAVSGMTCASCVARVERRINKIPGATATVNLPLETAHIELTGEVSDSEIIAAIERAGYEGRVTERLDKTPAQTAQTPVASTILTGSASGETTQTADQTGDIAPESAATLGDGDTSAPTADRGAYLRNRLVVSVFLSVPVMILSMVPAWQFTGWQWLVAALTLPVVTWGAWPFHKAAFRAARYLSSTMDTLVSLGVIAATLWSLWALFFGGAGELGMQMSMSLFPARALDGQMAELYFEVAAMVTTFLLAGRFAEYRSRRSAGDALRSLLELGAKDVLRVSEVDGKRVEERIAIADLRKGDLFTVKPGEKIATDGVVIEGYSALDTSLLTGEPVPVEVGPQDAVTGATINTSGHLLVQATRVGKDTTLSSIARLVTNAQTGKAPVQRLADRISGVFVPIVILIALATFAGWMIWGSSTSAAFTAAVAVLIIACPCALGLATPTALLVGSGRGAQLGVLIKGPEILESTRRIDTIVLDKTGTVTQGKMSVEAVTGHANTLAYAAAVEALSEHPIAQAIAEFGKENIPAEQQLDGVDRSFEVTEFKNAMGGGVTGLLRLQHSGVNLSAKVLVGRPAWLAQEGISIDVPELTSAFDQAEAGGATVIAVAWNGSWQGIIALHDPLKETSAQAIAELKELGLTPHLLTGDNEGAALVAARAAGIADTNVTAKVLPEQKVEVVNRLRAQGKIVAMVGDGVNDAAALASADLGLAMGTGTDVAIEASDITLVRGDLRSAATAIRLSRQTLRIIKQNLFWAFFYNVAALPLAAAGLLNPMIAGAAMAASSVIVVGNSLRLRNAG; from the coding sequence ATGTCTGAAAATACCAAGATCACGGAGCTCACCACCGCTCCGATTTTGACCGAGCTCAATGTTGCGGTCTCCGGAATGACCTGTGCGTCCTGTGTTGCTCGAGTCGAGCGACGAATCAATAAGATTCCCGGTGCCACCGCTACCGTTAATCTGCCCTTAGAAACCGCACACATTGAGCTAACCGGTGAGGTTTCAGACAGCGAGATCATCGCAGCGATTGAACGGGCCGGGTATGAGGGCCGGGTTACCGAGCGTCTCGATAAAACCCCCGCACAAACAGCTCAGACACCGGTGGCATCAACGATCCTGACGGGTTCTGCATCGGGCGAAACCACCCAAACCGCTGACCAAACCGGCGATATAGCACCTGAATCTGCAGCTACCTTAGGTGACGGCGACACTTCCGCCCCCACCGCGGACCGGGGCGCATACCTTAGGAACCGTCTGGTTGTGTCAGTGTTCCTGTCAGTTCCCGTGATGATCTTGTCCATGGTTCCGGCCTGGCAGTTCACCGGTTGGCAGTGGCTCGTTGCCGCACTGACCCTACCCGTTGTCACTTGGGGTGCCTGGCCATTCCACAAGGCCGCCTTCAGGGCCGCGCGCTACCTGTCCTCAACAATGGACACCTTGGTTTCCCTCGGTGTCATTGCCGCAACCCTATGGTCGCTGTGGGCGTTGTTCTTCGGTGGCGCGGGTGAGTTGGGCATGCAAATGTCCATGTCCCTATTCCCTGCTCGGGCTCTTGACGGACAGATGGCGGAGCTCTACTTTGAGGTCGCCGCCATGGTCACCACGTTCTTGTTAGCCGGCCGCTTTGCGGAGTACCGGTCCAGGCGCAGCGCGGGTGACGCGTTGCGGTCCCTGTTGGAACTCGGCGCCAAGGATGTCTTGCGGGTATCTGAAGTTGACGGCAAGCGCGTTGAAGAGCGCATTGCAATCGCTGACCTGCGCAAGGGCGACCTATTCACGGTCAAGCCCGGTGAGAAAATTGCAACCGATGGTGTAGTCATTGAAGGCTACTCCGCCCTCGATACCTCGCTGTTGACCGGTGAGCCCGTTCCGGTTGAGGTGGGCCCGCAGGATGCTGTCACCGGCGCAACCATTAATACCTCCGGTCACCTCTTGGTTCAAGCCACCCGGGTGGGCAAAGACACCACGCTTTCCTCGATTGCCAGGTTGGTAACCAACGCGCAGACCGGGAAGGCACCCGTGCAGCGGTTGGCCGACCGGATCTCCGGGGTATTCGTGCCGATCGTCATTCTCATTGCGCTGGCAACGTTTGCCGGTTGGATGATTTGGGGTTCCTCTACTTCCGCCGCATTTACTGCGGCCGTAGCGGTCCTCATCATTGCGTGCCCATGCGCGCTTGGGTTGGCAACCCCCACCGCCTTGCTGGTGGGTTCCGGGCGGGGAGCCCAGCTAGGTGTCCTCATCAAGGGTCCAGAAATTCTTGAATCCACCCGCCGGATTGACACCATTGTCTTGGACAAGACCGGAACGGTAACCCAAGGCAAGATGAGCGTTGAGGCCGTAACCGGTCACGCCAACACCCTGGCCTACGCCGCCGCGGTAGAGGCCCTTTCCGAGCACCCTATTGCCCAGGCGATCGCCGAGTTTGGCAAGGAAAATATCCCCGCCGAGCAGCAGCTCGATGGGGTAGACCGGTCCTTTGAAGTCACCGAGTTCAAGAACGCCATGGGTGGCGGCGTGACAGGTCTTCTGCGGTTGCAGCACTCCGGGGTGAACCTGTCGGCCAAGGTGTTGGTGGGCCGGCCCGCTTGGCTGGCTCAGGAGGGTATCTCGATCGATGTGCCCGAGCTGACGTCCGCTTTCGATCAGGCCGAGGCCGGCGGCGCCACGGTCATCGCCGTGGCGTGGAACGGTTCTTGGCAAGGCATTATTGCCCTGCACGACCCGCTCAAAGAGACCTCGGCGCAAGCCATTGCCGAACTCAAGGAACTGGGTTTGACCCCGCACCTGCTCACCGGTGACAACGAGGGTGCGGCCCTAGTTGCCGCGCGTGCGGCGGGCATTGCAGACACAAATGTTACGGCCAAGGTTTTGCCGGAGCAAAAGGTTGAAGTAGTCAACCGGCTGCGGGCGCAAGGCAAGATTGTCGCAATGGTTGGGGACGGAGTTAACGATGCCGCAGCTCTGGCATCTGCGGACCTCGGCTTGGCCATGGGTACGGGAACGGACGTTGCCATTGAGGCATCGGACATTACGTTGGTCCGCGGGGATCTGCGGTCCGCCGCAACCGCGATCCGGTTGTCCCGTCAGACCCTGCGGATCATCAAGCAGAACCTCTTTTGGGCATTCTTCTACAACGTAGCGGCCCTGCCGTTAGCGGCAGCGGGCCTACTCAACCCCATGATCGCGGGGGCTGCCATGGCCGCCAGCTCGGTCATTGTCGTTGGTAACTCCCTGCGGCTGCGTAATGCCGGATAA
- a CDS encoding cation transporter, giving the protein MSTITTLMVPGMTCGHCVSSVTKEVTEVAGVKHVSIELRKGAESEVSIFSEEPLAKEVLAEALDEAGYDIASMSVEANAELSQFQDLAAKRETSN; this is encoded by the coding sequence ATGTCAACTATCACCACGCTTATGGTTCCCGGCATGACCTGCGGCCACTGCGTTTCCTCAGTGACGAAGGAGGTAACAGAGGTAGCCGGCGTTAAGCACGTAAGCATTGAGCTGCGCAAGGGCGCCGAGTCCGAGGTTTCAATTTTCAGCGAAGAGCCACTCGCCAAAGAGGTCCTCGCTGAGGCACTGGATGAGGCCGGCTACGATATCGCATCTATGTCAGTCGAGGCCAACGCCGAGCTGTCCCAGTTCCAAGACCTCGCAGCCAAGCGCGAAACGTCCAACTAA
- a CDS encoding metal-sensitive transcriptional regulator — translation MAGYSGTKESYLNRPRKIEGQVRGIARMVDEDTFCIDVLTQIAAVTKALQSVSIGLVEDHIGHCVFDAAKMSDEAGQEKLTEATQAIARLVRS, via the coding sequence ATGGCTGGTTACAGCGGAACAAAAGAGAGCTACCTCAACCGGCCACGTAAGATCGAGGGTCAGGTTCGCGGAATTGCGCGCATGGTGGACGAAGACACCTTTTGCATTGACGTGCTGACTCAGATTGCGGCAGTCACTAAGGCACTGCAATCCGTGAGTATTGGCCTCGTTGAAGACCACATTGGACACTGCGTTTTCGATGCCGCAAAGATGTCCGATGAGGCAGGCCAGGAGAAGTTGACCGAGGCCACCCAAGCTATCGCCCGCTTGGTCCGTAGCTGA
- a CDS encoding LacI family DNA-binding transcriptional regulator — protein sequence MQQRPTLVQVAHHAGVSLASASRALSGGGASKKTSEKVRIAAQELGYLPDATARSLKIGRKLQIAFAVDDIGNPVYVDMLRAIEETVSGQELRLMVSSTGRTQQETLEVVQDLKRGYADGLIISPLRVTQELVDEISNATVPVIVIGAMPEAAGVDTVKTNSALGVELAVTHLLERGRKSIGFINGPLDTTPGAARQRGFDVAQPGSALQIVAKDFTVQAGMQAARELLRLQLEPNRTKLDAIVAANDLLAIGAIHAAVELGLRVPEDLAVIGIDDIAFADTFNPPLSSVSLGSAQRGRLAAQLLLDRLANPLKEPQRLMVDPTLVVRQST from the coding sequence ATGCAGCAGAGACCGACTTTGGTACAGGTGGCGCACCACGCCGGTGTATCACTTGCTTCGGCGTCACGTGCGCTTAGTGGTGGGGGAGCTAGCAAAAAAACGAGCGAGAAAGTACGTATTGCCGCCCAAGAATTGGGGTACCTGCCGGATGCTACAGCGCGGTCCTTGAAAATTGGGCGCAAGCTTCAAATTGCGTTCGCAGTTGATGACATTGGCAACCCCGTCTACGTCGACATGTTGAGGGCAATTGAGGAAACCGTATCTGGCCAAGAATTACGGCTCATGGTTTCGTCAACGGGGCGTACCCAGCAAGAGACGCTCGAGGTCGTTCAGGATCTGAAACGTGGCTACGCAGACGGACTCATCATTTCCCCACTGCGAGTTACCCAGGAACTGGTCGATGAAATCTCTAATGCCACCGTTCCGGTGATTGTCATTGGTGCCATGCCGGAAGCCGCCGGGGTGGACACCGTCAAGACAAACTCCGCACTGGGCGTGGAATTAGCGGTCACGCACTTGTTGGAGCGGGGACGTAAATCCATTGGTTTCATTAACGGACCGCTTGACACTACCCCTGGAGCCGCACGTCAACGTGGATTTGACGTAGCCCAACCAGGTAGTGCGCTACAGATTGTTGCCAAGGACTTTACGGTGCAAGCAGGAATGCAAGCGGCGCGCGAACTCCTTCGGCTCCAACTTGAACCTAACCGAACCAAGCTTGACGCGATTGTGGCAGCAAACGACTTGCTTGCAATCGGTGCTATCCACGCCGCCGTTGAACTGGGATTGCGGGTACCTGAAGACCTAGCGGTGATTGGGATAGACGATATCGCCTTCGCGGATACCTTCAATCCACCACTCTCGAGCGTAAGCCTAGGGTCAGCGCAACGTGGCCGATTGGCAGCCCAACTGCTATTGGACCGGCTAGCGAATCCCCTCAAAGAACCCCAGCGCTTGATGGTAGATCCCACACTTGTAGTCCGCCAATCCACGTAA
- a CDS encoding sugar ABC transporter permease — protein sequence MSNTQLTEPLAPDRRNPAGAVKRNKNAKIPMSGVGRAQRREAIYLVIPSLIPVLIFSVAPLLIGIFIAFTDSTLKRNHETQFVGLDNFARLMGDQYFWESFRIGMIWAFSVTALQLLAGMGLALLLNSNLKFQGFTRLLALMPWAMPPVVVAIMWRMIYSPNAGPLNAALGFFGGPDSINWLGNFDTALPAVIVVGVWVGMPQTTITLLAGMQQVPMELNEAASMDGANAWVRFRSITLPSLRPIITSITSLNFIWNFNSFGLVYVMTEGGPGGKTMLPMLFTYIEAFKNRNTGYAAAMGDVLVLVVVGLLSVYLWTQFRGERNS from the coding sequence ATGTCAAACACGCAGCTAACAGAGCCGTTAGCGCCGGATCGGCGTAATCCCGCCGGGGCGGTGAAACGTAACAAGAACGCCAAGATTCCCATGTCTGGTGTAGGGAGAGCGCAACGCAGGGAAGCTATTTACCTAGTGATCCCGTCGCTCATTCCGGTTCTGATCTTTTCCGTAGCCCCATTGCTGATCGGTATCTTCATTGCGTTCACGGACTCCACGCTCAAGCGCAACCACGAGACGCAGTTTGTAGGTCTTGATAACTTTGCCCGGCTCATGGGAGACCAATATTTCTGGGAATCCTTTAGGATCGGCATGATCTGGGCGTTCTCCGTAACTGCTTTGCAACTTCTCGCCGGAATGGGCCTCGCGCTGCTATTGAACTCCAACCTGAAATTTCAAGGGTTCACCCGGTTGTTAGCACTCATGCCTTGGGCGATGCCCCCGGTAGTGGTCGCAATCATGTGGCGCATGATCTACTCCCCAAATGCGGGACCGCTCAACGCAGCGCTGGGATTTTTTGGTGGACCGGACAGTATCAACTGGTTGGGTAACTTTGATACCGCGTTGCCAGCGGTTATTGTCGTGGGTGTTTGGGTAGGTATGCCGCAAACAACGATCACCTTGTTGGCTGGAATGCAGCAGGTGCCAATGGAACTCAACGAGGCAGCGTCGATGGATGGTGCCAACGCTTGGGTGCGCTTCCGTTCAATCACCCTACCCTCGCTGCGTCCGATCATCACCTCAATCACTTCCTTGAACTTCATTTGGAACTTCAACTCGTTTGGGTTGGTCTACGTCATGACCGAGGGTGGTCCGGGCGGTAAAACCATGCTGCCCATGCTGTTTACCTATATCGAAGCGTTCAAAAACCGCAATACCGGGTACGCAGCCGCAATGGGTGACGTATTAGTCCTAGTTGTCGTTGGCCTCCTAAGCGTTTACCTATGGACCCAATTTAGAGGGGAGCGTAACTCATGA